The following coding sequences are from one Leptolyngbya sp. NIES-3755 window:
- a CDS encoding hypothetical protein (hypothetical protein MicvaDRAFT_1884;~similar to AA sequence:cyanobase_aa:LBDG_13580) — protein MPYRVSLLLTIVLIVPLGYFVRFSPIFPDWFSDVFGSIAYQIFFIALVQFCFPKWSIVKTALGVFLFSCAIEFLQLWKPPFLQAIRATLPGRLVLGNTFLWSDFPPYAVGNFAGWLWVKLLRR, from the coding sequence ATGCCTTATCGCGTTTCTCTACTGTTGACGATCGTACTCATCGTCCCACTCGGTTACTTCGTAAGATTCTCACCGATTTTTCCTGACTGGTTTAGCGATGTCTTTGGCAGCATTGCTTACCAGATTTTTTTTATTGCACTGGTTCAGTTCTGCTTTCCAAAATGGTCGATCGTCAAAACTGCACTTGGAGTGTTTCTGTTTTCCTGTGCGATCGAGTTTCTTCAACTCTGGAAGCCTCCGTTTCTTCAAGCCATCCGCGCAACGCTTCCGGGACGGTTAGTTCTTGGAAATACGTTCCTTTGGTCAGACTTTCCGCCGTATGCAGTTGGAAATTTTGCTGGATGGCTTTGGGTGAAACTCTTACGCCGTTGA